The Vitis vinifera cultivar Pinot Noir 40024 chromosome 1, ASM3070453v1 DNA segment CTAAAGGTTCAACTTCAGGAGTTATTAGATAAGGGTTTTATTAGACCCAATGTTTCATCTTAGGGagttcttgttttatttgtgaAGAAAAAGGATAGACCAATGAGACTTTGCATTGATCATAGAGAGTTGAACAAGATGACAATGAAGAACAAGTATCATCTTCCTCATATTAATAATTTGTTTAATCAAGTTCAAGTGCATGTGTGTTCTTTAAGATTGATCTTTGGTATGGATATCATCAGCTAAGGGTAAGAGGCGAAGATGTACCTAAGACTACTTTTAGAACTAGATATGGACATTATGAGTTTTTAGTTGtattttggtttgactaatgcactTGTTGCCTTTATGGACTTATGAGGGTATTCAAACCTTATTTGGATCAATTTGTGGTGGTtcttataaatgatattttagtgTACTCAAGGAGTAGAGAGAAACATGAGTGTTATTTGAATATTGTATTGCAAACTCTAAGGATAAACAATTGTACGCTAAACTTAAGAAGTGTGAGTTTTAGTTAGATAGAGTGTTTTTTCTTAGACACATGGTAACTAAAGTGACATCTTAGTTAACCTTGGAAAGGTGGATGTAATAAATTGGAGGATACTTGACATTGTGACTAagtttcaaagttttttttagACTTGTTGATTACTATAGGTGGTTTATTGAGGGCTTTTCTAAGACCACCCTACCTTTGACCAAATTGACTTATAAGGGGTTTAAATTTGAGTGGTCTAATGATCATGAGCGTAACTTCAAGAATTTGAAGAGTAGATTAATGACaactcctattttgactattcCTTTAGGTTTAAGAAGATTTATAGTGTATAGTTAGTGATGTCTCTCATCAAGGTTTGGGTTGTGTTCATATGCTGCATGGGAAAGTTGTggcttatgcttctagacaaTTGAAATATTATGAGCAAAACTATCTCattcatgatttggagttagttGTAAGGATTTTAACACTTatgatttggaaatattttatttttggtgaaacttgtgagatattaACAAATCATAAGAATTGgaagtatttatttttccaaaaggaATTAAACATGAGATAGAGGAGATAGATAAAATTACTTAAGGACTATGACTTCATTATTTAGTATCATTTAGGGAAAGCGAATGTTATGGttgatgccttgagtaggaaattagttattttattagtaGCTATTAGAGTTTGTTAGAGGTGGCTACTAGGGGATTTAAGGGGTTTACAAGTCTATATCAGAGTTCTAGACTCGGTAGCTTTTGTGGTGAATTTTAAAGTACAACTAGACTTGGTTGGGGGAATTAAgaccctacaaaagaatgatttgTAGTTAGTGTAACTTATAGAGGAAGTTCAGAATTGTGGTAAGcctgatttaattttattagatgATAGGATCTTATGATTTAGGACTAGACTTTGTCCTAAATGATAGGGACTTAAGGAAGGAGTTTTTAGAGGAACCTCATTGTTCTAGGATTGTGAAACATTGGAGCCATTGAATCCAATTATAAAGATTTGAAAGCTTAGGTTGAAAGTTTCAAATtaatggaaccctcactcgaaAATAGTTcaaggagagtggatgtaggcgcGAATTGttgaactaataaaaaaattaagtttgcTCTCTTTAATCCTatcattttactttaaattgtgctattgcttgttcaattaaagatgtttttgaaaaagtttttaaaacccaattcaccctttTCTTAGGTGTTTTGCTTAATCAAATTAGCTTTGTTTCACATATTCCATATGATATCGCATTAGATAGGAAATCCATAtcttaaaatatacatatcttatccTATTCTATCTTATTCTATCCTACTCCACAAACCAAATGTAACCAAGGGCATTAACCTAATCTTATAAAGTCAATCTAAGTTGAATACCTCCTTATAAAGACCTTGTCTTATGCGGTTCCTAGCATGTAAAGCCCTCGAGGGCATTAACTTAAGGGTACAAAGTTATTCCAAGCTAAGCATAGCCTTGGAATGACAATATCTTCTCTCACCATTAAGTGCTAAACCCTCAAGGGCATTGACTTAAGGGTAGTAAATCATTCCAAGTGGAGCACCGCCATGGAATTACCATGTTAGCTGTAGAGGCAAAACCCTCGAGAGCATTAGCTTAAGAGTACAAATGTTGGATCCTAGAATATAGTAGGGATCATGCATCTAAGATCCATAGGGGTAACATGATATATgcctattttcaaataaaaataaaaatcaatcttCCTAGGGTGTTAAAAGATCATGCTTATTGTAATTATATGCTTTCCTTTTTAATGAGTTTTTtgcttttcacttttttttttgttgaaattatatatattacatttaaaaaaaaattaaaattggaaaagaaagtAAATACTAATATATAGACAATTTTTAAGTATAAGCAATGCTAAACACTTCCAACAATTTGCTATATCTTTCGTGGATAAAACATGCAATATAATGCAATATTGTATAAACCTTGAATTTTGTGCTTGTTTgcatatatttcttttttctttttaatagtcataacttctatatttttttaaaaatgaaaatttaaggttaataaaatttgttaatatcttgatttttaaaaataatttaaataaattattatcttttaaaataagagaatgtttgttttttagtcCTTTACTTAAAACaatttactttcaaactttAGGTCATTTATTTCTCTactttttatgacttattataaactttttacttaatagaaaaaataaaaatatttattttttctaaatagaaaaagtaatatgtttatttttctttaccttttaatacttaataaaaataaaatattataaaaacgaacaacttaatatttaatactattaaatattaaagttctatttagaattaagtaaaataaataaataatacctTTACGTGTTATTAtgattcttttttcaaaaaccgATGGCAACCAAGTCACACTTTAGGTTACATGGACATATGGGATAACCAaacatttattgaaaaattattttttttctttgaatataagtttttcttaattattataaatcaatttactagTCTTTTGAAGAGATCTTTGTAGTTAGGCTCTTAAAATACACACTAATTAAATGGTAGCATGAAGTTAAGAGTAGCAAACTAGTCTATGCATTATTGTAGCATAGATTTTGAGAAGTGTTTTTGGGATttagttttgatatttttggatatttttgtgcTTATTTGGACACTTGTGGTTGAGGTGGAAGGTGAGGCGATTTAGTTGGATATGGTGCTTGTAAACTGTAAAATATTTTCCCTTCAGTTCCAGCTCTCCCTCTTCCTTATCCTTCAACCCATCAACccattgaaacaaaaaaagttGTTACCTTTGTTGGTCCAACCATGGTGTCTGCACTTTCTTTCTCCAATTTAACACTGCCCAGAAGATCATTTTCAACTACAGCGTGGAACCCAAGAGCCATGGCCAAGGAGCTTTACTTCAACCATGATGGTTCAGCCACAAAGAAACTTCAGGTTGCATTTCTCAATAGAGCACTGCCACTGCCGCTACTGCTTCTTCTGCAATCTTCATTGTCTAATAATGGTTTGCTTTGTTGGATGCAGGCAGGGGTGGACATGGTGGCGGAACTGGTTGGTGTGACTTTAGGACCAAAAGGAAGGAATGTTGTGTTGCAGAACAAGTATGGGCCTCCCAAGATTGTTAACGATGGCGAGACTGTGCTCAAAGAGGTAATGTAAAAATTGCCTTTTAACACCCTTCTCCTTTTCCCCTCTTAGGTccctttttccattttgtttgGCTGCCCAAAATCCTCTGGAGAtgaaaagggaaggaaaattGAGGGCTTCTGTATTTCATTATTTGGGTTGTTGGGAAAATTGATGCTGTGTTTTGGAGTATTGTTATCCTCCATTTGATGAGTTTGAGAAAGCAAAAGCAATTTTCTTTTACAGCCAAACATGAAGAGGGAGTTGCAAAATTGTAAGCCTTGTATACTATTCTCTTTGTGGGCTTTAATCTGTAAGACTAGGGCATGTTGGTGCCATCCTGAAGCCAATCTTTGTTTTAGGATGCCTTTTAACATGTATGCTAAGTGAGCACGCCaagtttaatttagttttttgatATCTCTATGTTATTACAGAAAGCCAAGTGCCCCTTTACTCTTTACCTTGATATCcatttatcaactttaaaaaaaaaaaaaaaaaaaaaaatctccatgtagatattatctatTGTGGACCCAATTTACCCTCACAGCTTTAAAATGAATCAGCATGGTTAAGAGGACTACATATATAGTGTCAATGTGTTATGAACTTCTCTTAACGGATGTCAGATATCATATAGCATCTGTCTACTCGTCTGTTGATATTGTTGTCCACCAATATGCTAGAAACAGAGGTAACTGCTACTACCTCgagaaaccaaaaaataaagaaatgaattgGCATGAGTTAAAGGATGTGCCTCAAGCCCATGCCATGTCTCTATCAAGGACTGGCTTGTGAAGGGATTGGAAAATTGAAGAACAATTGAATGACATATAGTCTTCTTTCCCAAGGAAgttgaattctaccttttcatcTCTGGCTGTTAGTTTCCTTGTGTGTCATGTTTATCTTAGTAGCTAAGCCATCTATAGCACTGTTTTGGGAGCGAACATTTGGTATTCTTTTTCCTTGAAACCGGAAATTAGACTGGCTGTTGCATATTTGTATGGTTAGCagtttttcatttgttttactGTTCTAGTTGATGATGATGTTTTACATTACTTCTAAAATTTGCTCTATTTTTGCTTATAATTTGCTTGTTATAATATTTCAACCAAAGCATGTACCATAGCAGATGATGTATTTTTGcatgttttttattaacttGAATTTGGAAcctttcaaaatcaaataatgacAATATGATAATGATTTGGACCACTGACAATGCTAAGATAAAAACATTTGTGGGAAAGGCATTATTGACAATGGAAGaattgcccttttttttttattcatttttattataattttcacTTGTTGGCCTACCGCACCCTCACTTCTAAATTACGTTTAATTTGCTTTAATTAGATTGAGCTGGAGGATCCATTGGAGAATGTTGGGGTGAAATTGGTTAGACAAGCTGGCGCAAAAACGAATCACCTTGCTGGTGATGGTTCCACTACATCTGTTATACTTGCACGAGGTCTAATTGCTGAGGGTGTGAAGGTATGATAATTTGTCTTGATGTGACTAACCTATCTCTTTTTATTAGAACAAACTAGTGGCTGATTTAATGGATTAAGGataaaaaatgagaagtttCTTTCGAGATTAAACATTAAGTAAGTGTTTGATACTTAACTTCTGAAGTggattccattttctttttctaaactATTTTCTCTGATTAAAGACACATTTGATTATGATATATGACTTTGGTTCTTCATATGATGTCAACTCTTTATGCTAAGGGCTACTCTTTCCTAGGTAATTGCAGCAGGAATGAACCCCATTCAAATTTCTCGTGGGATTGAGAAGACTGCAATGGCCCTTGTTTCTGAACTCAAATTGATGTCGAGAGAGGTATCAAGactatttcttatattttcatgaaaaaaattataattcagaaaattgttaaaaattgtAAGCATTGAAACAAAGAGAATATATTGTATTTGGGtattaatattatctttaaGAATTATATAATATTACCTGGAATTGACTgccaaataattataaattgcAGGTTGAGGATCATGAGCTTGCACATGTTGCTGCAGTTAGTGCTGGGAATGATTATACAGTGGGCAACATGATTTCTGATGCTATTCGACAGGTAGGAAGGAGGGGTGTGATCACAATTGAGAAAGGGAAATGTGCTGAAAATAGTCTGCAGATTGTAGAAGGAATGCAATTCGATCGTGGATACTTGTCCCCTTACTTTGTTACTGATCGACAAAAGATGATGGTGGAGTTCCATGATTGCAAGGTAGGGTTCAGTTTTTAGATAGCTTGGCATGTTATCTGGTGTAATGATTAGAGGGTATGAAATTCTTTGGTTGCAGTTACTTTTGGTCGACAAAAAAATCACGAACCCGAAGGAGATGTTTAAAATATTGGACAATGCAGTTAAGGAGAAGTATCCAATTGTGATAGTTGCAGAGGGCATTGAGCAAGAAGCTCTGGCTCCGGTAATTAGAAACAAACTCAGGGGTGTGCTGAAGGCAGCTGCTATTAAGGCTCCTGCCTTTGGTGAGCGGAAGAGCCACTACTTAGATGACCTTGCTATCTTGACTGGAGGTAGTAATTGAGTGctaagaataaaaatttcagtctatttcttgttaaaaatagaaaattttcgaGTACAGCAGCTAGAAGACATGTAAATAATTGATGTTCATCATGTAAGACAGTCACCCTATTATATTATTGTGCACATAGGGATGGTTAGGACCTAAATTaaacaatttcattttcattttaatagcATTTGAAGGCATAAATCTAtcattcaaatggagtagtaaCAAAGAATTGAACCATTGCaaaatgataataacaaaaataatggcaaaaaaatgatgatgaaataTTGAACTATTGAGGTGATACTTTACCTGAAACTAAATGGAACTCACTTTAGCTTCCATATAAAACAAAGGGGAATGATTTTTGAATCTTTTAACGCAGTTGACAGTTTCAGATGTTACAGTCGTTTACAATTTTTTGCATCTTGAACTCTTCGTATACTTTGTAGGCACTGTAATTAGCGATGAGATGGGATTGACCCTGGAAAAGGCTGGCAAGGAGGTCTTGGGCACTGCTACTAAGGTGGTCATAACTAAGGATTCTACGTTAATAGTTACAGATGGGAGCACTCAACCAGCTGTTGAGAAGAGGGTTTCTCAGATTCGGGGGCTTGTTGAGGTGCGCTTAACTTATTACATAATGTTATTTATGCATTTCCATGTTCTTTGCTCGTCTACGTTCCATATTGCAGCCTTGGTTGTAAAATAGAATGGTTGAAATTCAACACAAATTCAAACATTCAAATGTTACATAAGTGTTTATCATTACTATTCGAACATCTAAATGATAAgcaatttatcaaaaaaaaataaaaatctaaatgaTAAGCAGCTGAGAAAACTTCACCAGATGAGCAGTGTCAAATTCAGCCTTTAAAGTTGGGCAATATGGATTTCCAATCCTGATCTTACCAAAACATTGGAATCTAActcattttacttttatttcctAGTTTATCGTTTTGTCTTCTTTACCtgagaaacaggggaaaaacttGAAAAGGTGCACttcacaaatattttcaaaccgGGAATTTCATATGCTGAAGGACTTTTAATGTCTTTTGTTTGGACAATAATTTGCTCTTGGGAaatgccaaaaaagaaaaaagaatttactTTCTTTAGTTTTTGTGGTAATTTAGTACTAAGTACAAAATTGACTTGgctattatttgttttgcagAACACTgaagaaaatttccaaaagaAGATACTGAATGAAAGAATAGCAAGGTTATCAGGAGGAATTGCTATTCTTCAGGTGACTGAAATTTACCAGAGTCGGCATCTTGATCATCTGTTATTATGGAGACTGATTTCTTAGCTGACACATTTTACTGTATCAACACTAGGTCGGAGCTCAAACACAAGTTGAGCTGAAAGATAAACAATTGAGGATTGAAGATGCTGTGAATGCAACTAAGGTAGTCTGATGCTATCATTGATGCTAATAGTGATTATTTGTCTGTTACTAGTAGCAAGCTTCCAAACTGATTTTGCAGGCAGCTATTGAGGAAGGTGTTGTAGTTGGTGGTGGCTGTAGCCTTTTGCGACTATCTTTAAAAGTGGATGGCATCAAAGAACTTTTGGACAATGAAGAGCAGAAAGTTcgtatatttcttttctttttcatcccTCCATTTTTGTTCTTCGAAGTTAGGATACTATAATGAATAGCTTGAAAACTTAATTCACAAGATGGAATTGGAAAATTGCTGATCAATTAATTTGTAGGCTCTGGAATTCTTGtttaattacttaaaattaGGTTTCTGTTTGACACTGCTGAATTATATGCTAAGCTACTCTGATCTAAAATTCTCAGAATCCATCAGCTGTACATCATCATAGGTATGTTATTTTGCTATTTTGCTTTTTGTTTATGGAGATTGTGATCCCATATCTACAAATATCTGGGCAGATTGGAGCTGAGATCTTCAAAAGAGCTTTGACCTATCCTGCAAGACTGATTGCCAAAAATGCAGGTGTTAATGACAGTGTTGTAATAGAGAAGGTCTCTTTATGGGCAtcatttgatattaaaaaatttcttggTTTCTGTACTAATTTTATGACATGGAGTTTGTTTGAAACATAAATTCCTATTGGGCTCTTGTATTTTTTGTAGGTTTTATCTAATGATGATTTTCGATATGGTTATAATGCTGCAATAGACTGTTATGAGGATTTGATGGCTGCTGGAATTATGGATCCATCAAAGGTATCGTTCACTAAATAGCTTATGCATTGTCCTTTGAAATGTCAAGAGATAACTGCAAATTCTGgatatttcctttccttttttctttttattatttattctttattatctGTTGGTATATTTTCTGCAAATTTATCGGTAGGCATATGGATTTAGCTAGACATAAGTATGTTTAAaactgaaaaaacaaaaaaatgtgtATTAAATGCTGAGAGGAAGAATTAGagcaaattattattttcagcCAGAACCTATTCCTCTTGAGTCACCTAATGATATGTTAGAGGACTATTCTTTGATGCAAATGTCTCCAAATAGTCCACTTTTTGCACTTTGATGATTACTGCTAAAGTTTGTGTGATTATGAGAGAGAGGAGCTCTAAAATTATGTTGGATATTGTCTCATTCATGTTAGAAGATGCTGTATGTCTGCACTCAGATGCACATATTTAATTTCTCTCTCTGCAGTATAATGGTAAACATACTCATTATTGTTGGTTTAAAAAATGGAGCAGGTGGTTAGATGTTGTCTAGAGCATGCTGCTTCGGTTGCCAAAACCTTTTTGA contains these protein-coding regions:
- the LOC100251252 gene encoding chaperonin 60 subunit beta 4, chloroplastic encodes the protein MVSALSFSNLTLPRRSFSTTAWNPRAMAKELYFNHDGSATKKLQAGVDMVAELVGVTLGPKGRNVVLQNKYGPPKIVNDGETVLKEIELEDPLENVGVKLVRQAGAKTNHLAGDGSTTSVILARGLIAEGVKVIAAGMNPIQISRGIEKTAMALVSELKLMSREVEDHELAHVAAVSAGNDYTVGNMISDAIRQVGRRGVITIEKGKCAENSLQIVEGMQFDRGYLSPYFVTDRQKMMVEFHDCKLLLVDKKITNPKEMFKILDNAVKEKYPIVIVAEGIEQEALAPVIRNKLRGVLKAAAIKAPAFGERKSHYLDDLAILTGGTVISDEMGLTLEKAGKEVLGTATKVVITKDSTLIVTDGSTQPAVEKRVSQIRGLVENTEENFQKKILNERIARLSGGIAILQVGAQTQVELKDKQLRIEDAVNATKAAIEEGVVVGGGCSLLRLSLKVDGIKELLDNEEQKIGAEIFKRALTYPARLIAKNAGVNDSVVIEKVLSNDDFRYGYNAAIDCYEDLMAAGIMDPSKVVRCCLEHAASVAKTFLTSDAVVVDIKELDLIPRRKPMPPMSPMPPVSPLPSPGNSAISRRKPMPRMPLLPPLPTSGIRPIGL